A segment of the Atribacterota bacterium genome:
TTTTGATAAACTGGTCAGCAATCTGAATCCCATAAATAAATCCAGTACAGCCGGCAGAAATATCAAAACTGGTAATATCTCTGAGCCCTAACTCTCCTTGAACAAGATTAGCAGTGGAAGGAGTAAAAAAATCAGGGGTAATAGTTGCTAAAATTACCAGATCAATTTCCTTGATATCAATCTCGGCATGCTTTATGGCTTTAATAGCTGCTTTTACCGCCATATGATTGGTTTTCTCGCCAGTAGAAATCCTGCGTTCCACAATGCCCGTCCTAGTAGTAATCCATTGATCAGTGGTAGCAACAATGCCTTCTAAATCTTCATTACTGACAATCTTTTCCGGTACATATCCTCCCACTCCCACAATTTCACTGCAATACATCTCTATTCCCCTGGTTATTTTCTTAATTTAGGTATAGATAGAAATTTCTTTTAGTATTTTAGTAACTACATATAATAGTTTATATTAATACTATATACTAATAGTAAGTATATATTCACTTCAAACTCCTGTCAATATCTATAAGCAAGATTCTTAGTGAATAAGTTTACTAAAACCAAATTTTCTCTTATAATTAATTAGCAGATTTTCCAACAATAATTTTTTATTAATTAATCAGGAGGTGTTTATTTTGACCAATATAAACTTATCTGGTATCTTCCCACCCATTGTTACCCCTTTCCAAAAAGAAGAGATAGCTTATAATTATTTAATGGAAAATGTTGAAAAGTGGAATAATAGTGGTATTAAAGGTTTTGTAGTATTGGGTTCCAATGGAGAAAATGTTTTCCTTTCCGAAGAGGAAAAAATTAAAGTAGCAAAAACTGTAATTGAAAATGCGGCTAAAGATATGGTTATTATAGTGGGTTCTGGTTGTGAATCAGCTCGAGAAACTATTTACCTTACCAACAAATTAGCTGGATTAGGAGCTCATGCTGCTCTGGTTGTCACACCCTTCTATTATGGCAGTAAAATGAATGATGAGGCACTAATAAAATACTATTCCATGGTAGCTGATAAAACGGAAATACCTATCTTGCTATACAATGTGCCAAAATTTACCGGTGTTAACCTGAGCATAGAAGCCTTAGCCTTGCTTTCCAAACACCCCAATATAATTGGTATTAAAGATAGCAGTGGAAATGTCAATCAGCTGGGTCGATATCTTAATAAAGTTAATAATAATTTCAGTATCTTAGTCGGTACCGCAGGAGCATTATTGGGGGCACTGATTCTGGGATGCAAAGGAGGTATTCTCGCCTTGGCTAACATTGCTCCGGAAAAGTGTGTAGAAATTTATCAATTAGTACAGGATGGTAAATTAATGGAAGCAAAAGAGCTTCAGCTACGTATGATACCCGTAAATCATGCCACTACTACCATTTATGGCATAAGCGGTCTTAAATATGCAATGGATTTATTAGGTTATAAAGGTGGTGTGACCAGGTTACCGCTTTTACCGCTTAAGAATGAGGAAAAAGAGAAAATTAGAAATATCTTATTAGAAGCTGGTTTAAAAATAATTCCTATACAATAATTGAGTATTTAGAGTTTTTCGCACCAGCGTACTCTTGTAAGCAGAATAGTGTCTTTTCCAGTGAATTCTGTAAAGGGCCTGTTCCTTTAAAATCAATGATAACAATCACTATTTCTCTGGTTTTGGCGGTAATCATTGACCTCTCTGAATCACTGGTAGGACTACCGAAGGCACCCCGAGAATCTCTGAAAACCGGTAAATGAGCAATATTCATCATTCCTCTTCCAATGGCTTGATAGTTTTCCTTTTCCTTACCTATATCAAAGACAATTGGTTCTGTTAATTTATTGTAATCATAGCATCCTATAGAAAAATAGAATAAAAGAGAGATTAAATTGATAATATCAACCGCGTTGTTAATCTGATATAGTTCTTTTCCTTGAATAACTCGCCGTAGCAAAGCCTCAGCAGAACAACGATATCGTGCTGGTTCTTTTCCCAGGGCAAGATAAGCATCCCGAGTATGTCTTATGACAGAAAGTTCAGCTATTTGATTCTGGCTTAGAGAATTTTTAATCTGAGAAACTGCTTGCTTAATCTCATACCAGAGAAGTTTGTTTTTCTTTTCATATTTAATATCTGATTGAATAACTCCTAACCTTATATTAGAACAGACTTGTTTTAATTTATCGGAAATTATGATATCAACCATTATAATTAATCCAAACTAAAAAATTAAATCACTATTAATAGAGGGAAAGAAAATAAATTGTAGATCAGTCTGGTTATTTTCCCCATCAATAGATCGGTTCTAGCTACAATGCCGTATAAATTAAAAAATATTTCTGGTAAAAGCAGGGAGCACAAAGGCAGCTTTATGAATATCAGTATGGTAATATTTTAATTCTGGTAATCCTTCCACCCGTTCTGCTATAAAATCCTTAATGGGATGATACTTTTTAGAACAAAAACTGAATCCAATCATACCACTGGGATAGGTAGGCACCATAGTGTAGTAATATGCAGCAATGGGAAATATTTTTTTCATAAATCTAAAATTATTCTGGATAAAACTAGTGTGCCAAAAGATTGATTCCATCTGGCTCACGGCAATCCCATCCTTTTTTAAAGAATAAAATATAGATTGATAAAATTTTTTGGTGAATAGAGTAGTACCAGGTCCGATAGGATCTGTAGAATCAACAATAATTACATCATATTGATTTTTTTTAGTAGTTAAAAATTGGGCTCCGTCTTGAAAATAGAGATGTACTTTATCATGATTAAAACTTTTTGCCAAACTTGGAAAGTGTCTCTGGCAGACCTCAATAACTTGCTTGTCAATCTCACAAACGTCCACTCTATTAACTTGAGGATGTTTTATGATTTCCCGAACAGTTCCACCATCTCCTCCTCCTATCACCAATACTTTTTCTGGCTGTGCATGGGTACAGAGAGGTATATGGGCAATCATCTCATGATAGCTGGCTTCATCTGCTTCAGTAAGCATAATAATACCATCATTAACAAGAATTTTACCAAAGGCAGATGAATATAACACACAGATTTCCTGAAAGGGTGACTTTATTCTTTCCAGGACGTTATCAACTTTTATCTGTAGATAACGTCCATTTTCTTTTCCGTATTGCTCTCCAAACCATAATTCAATCTGACTCAAGGCAATTACTTCCTCAGAATATAGTGAATTTTCATATCTTTTGCCTGAAAGAATTTTTGGGTAAAATCGGCAGCAACCTGAGGATCATAATATTTGCAGCTAAATATGTCAATATAGGCAGCATTGGTTAGATTGGTAAAATGACCGGAAATTAAAGATGTCTCAATGAGTTGGGTCATAGAAAAACCTGCTACCCTTTCATCTTCCCCAAAATCTACTACCTGAGTATCCCCAAATTTCTTCATCTCGATTAAGTGGCATAATTCATCTACATAACGTCTTATTGCTTCTGCATCCCGAATCAAGGCAGGATTGCAGTGATGTAAATCAATACTGGTAAGTAAGCCCCACATATTTTCCTTTAAAAATATTTCTTTCGAATCCTTAATCTTTTCCATTTTAACATACCCCTACCTTAGAAGATGATTTTTTATCTATCTTTAATGGAAATTGGATGTTACCTCTTTTCATTTCTGTAACTGATAACATTTTTACGTCCAGCTCTTTCTCGATATAGTCCAATGCTTTCTGGCTATTTATAGTTTCTCCACAGGTAAATATATCCAATGCGGCATAACCATATTCAGGCCAGGTATGAATCGTAAAATGAGATTCAGCTATAATAACAACACCGCTGACTCCCTGGGGTGCAAATTGATGAAAAGACGTTTTTAAAGCAGTAGCCCCGGAGATTCGAACTGCCTCTTTTAATACTCTTTCAAGTTGGTTCTGGTTGTTGAGTTTTAACGAATCACATTCATACAATTCCACTAAAAGATGATTTCCCAAATAATCCATTTTCTTTACCCTCTTTTTTCCATTAAAATTATTTAAGAAACTAACATAAAATAACAGAAAATTTTATAAAAATCAATCTTTTTTTCATAAAATTTTTATTTTACCACTAACCTGATCTGACTAATTTTCTAATCCTTCAAAATATCTTATTTTTCTTGTTCTTTTATTAAATTTAATGCTAATTCCACCATCTCATTAAAGGTCATCTCTCTATCCGTAGAGCTGGTTTCCTCCCCGGTAATCAAGCTATCACTTACCGTTAAGATAGAAAGTGCCTTTACTTTATATTTTGCTGCAATGGTATATAAGGCAGCAGTTTCCATTTCTACCGCCAATACACCATAAGATGCCCACAAAAGCCAGTAATCGGGATCATCGTGGTAGAACATATCAGTAGTGAGAATATTTCCAATCTTTACTGGCAAAGATTTCTCCTGGGCAATTAACTCAGCTTTCCTGAGAAGTTGATAACAAGCAGTGGGGGAGTAATCATTCCCATTGAAGCGGATTTTATTCAAACTGGAATCAGTGGAGGCACTCATAGCTAGGATTATATCGCGCACTTTTATATCAGGCTGCAATGAACCGCAACTACCAACCCTGATTAAATTGCGAACCTGATATTGGTTAATCAGTTCGTGGAGATAAATAGAAATAGAGGGTATACCCATGCCGGTTCCCTGTACAGAAACTAATTTCCCCTGATAACGACCAGTAAAACCATACATTCCTCTTACCTTATTGTAACAATATGATTCTGCCAGGTAATTCTCAGCGATGTATTTAGCTCGCATGGGATCGCCTGGTAATAATACAATAGGAGCGATATCACCCGCTTCCGCATTAATATGAATACTCATTATTAAATACCTCCTTAATTTTATAATATTAAAAACAAAAAAACCAGAAATTTTTTATATTATTTTAAAAATCTTGGCCTTTTTGCCATTTTCTTTTTCTCTAATCAGTCTTTTCAGTGCAAATTACTTAGCGACATTGCTCTATACTGGAACTGCAGGAGAATAACATGGAATAAAACTTTACATCTTAACCTTTATATTTAAATAAAGAGCAAGGAATCAATAAAAACAATAAAAATCAACTGAATACCATCTATTCTATAAATAATAACTTAACATGTTTTTATTACTATTTCAATTGGTTATTATTTATAATCATTTTGCTTGAGGATGTACTTATAATACATTATAATATAATAATCTTAAACATCTTAAATATTTATTAGGTAAAAGGAGATTTCTCATGAATCTGCAAATGAAAATGTGGATTTTAGTTATATTAATGTTTGCTATACTTTACGGTGTTATTGCAGGTATCGGTACTTATATGGGAGCCGGAAGTGTTGTGAGCTATATCATACTGGCTATAGGAATAACATTGTTTCAATATCTTATCGGTCCCAATATGGTTGCTTCTATGATGAAAGTAAAATGGGTAAACCCATCAGAAGAGCCTGAACTTCATCAGATGATAGAAGAAATGTCTAATAAAGCAGGTATACCTAAGCCCAAAGTCGGTATTTCACAGGTAGCAGTTCCCAATGCCTTTGCCTTTGGTAGAAGCCTTAAAGATGGTCGAGTCTGTGTAACCAGTGGAATGCAAAAACTACTAAATAAAAATGAATTGAGAGCGGTAATAGGTCATGAACTTTCTCATATCAAGCACCGGGATATGATTATTGTCACTGTATTATCAGTTATCCCTCTGATACTTTACTGGTTAGGTACACGTTTGATGTACGGAGGGACTTGGCAAGATAGAGAAAATAGAGGATCAGCTGCCCTTGTTGGCATGATTGCCTTCCTTTTATATTTTGTGTCTAATCTGTTAGTACTTTACGGTTCTAGGATTAGGGAATACTATGCTGATCAGGGGAGTGTCAGTTTAGGGAATCCTCCTCATCAGCTTGCTTCTGCTCTATATAAATTAACCTATGGCTCTGCTAAACTTAAAGGAAGTCGGATGGGAGAACAAGCACTCAACCAGGTTGAGGGTTTTCGAGCATTTTTTCTGAACGATATTGCCAAAGCTTATCAAGAGTTCAAAACCCTAAAAGAAGTTGATCAAGATCTTAGTGGCACCATTGATGCTCAGGAGTTACTTGCTTTGAGAGAAAAAAAAGTGAGCATAAATGCACCTGAAAAGATGATGGAAATCTTTACCACGCATCCTAATATGTTAAAAAGGATTAAAACTTTATCTCTTTTATCTTAAAGATAAAGATAATATGCTTCCTCTTTTCTTACTTCTCTATGTAATAACATCGGGATCTCAAAAAATTCTGATACTATTAAATATTCTTTTCTAATTAAGTACAATGTATACTAAATTAGTTTTAACATCAGGGTAGGGGGAACATGAGCAGAAATTGCTCAATCTGAATTTCTAATGCATATCCTATCAATTAAAAATATCTATGCTTTAATTAGAACTATCATTCCTAACTCAATTTTATTTTTTCATTCTTACTATTTGATTACGATAAAAGCCCTAATCTGATTTTGATAAAATCGAAGATGACATCAGGAATACTAACATCACAGCAACTTTCAATTCCTTTAAAACCCGGTGAAGAGTTGGCTTCACAAATTTTAAAACTCTCTCCATCAAATAACAAATCAATCCCGGCAATATCTAGATTTAATACTCTGCCGCACTCAGTAGCTAACCACTCAACTTCTTTACTTGCCGTAAAAGCTTTTACTTCACCACCACGAGAAAAATTGGCTTTAAAATTACCATCACGAGAGATTCTTTCCATACAGGCAATTACTCTGCCTCCCACAATGAATACTCTTAAATCATGCCCTTTACTTGTTTTAATGAATTCCTGGATAATAAAATTAGCCTGGGTTTTGGCAGTATCGATTAATTGCATTAGGTCTTCCAGATGTCCTTGATTTTCACATAAAAAAACTCCACTGCCCTGTGAACCAGAGATAGTTTTAACTACTATAGGAAAACCTATGGTCTCTTCAATTAATTCAATATTTAAGGGATATCTAGCCAGCATAGTACGGGGAACAGGGAAATTATTGGCAGCTAAGATCTGTTGTGTATATAATTTATCTTTAACTATTTCAATGCTCTGTGAAGAATTAAAGGTATTAACCCCCAATCTCTCCAGATGTCGAATAACTGCCAGGGAAAAATAAGGTGTACTGGCACCCTGTCTTGGTAATAAAAATTGTGGTAATTTGGTATAATTATTATCCACGATTACACTTTTATTGTCATCCCGATTAACCAGCAAATCAAATTGTTCCGGACATAATATTTTTAAACTTATATCTCTTTGTTCTGCTGCTTCAAGAAAGCGATTCATTTCATATTTATCTGATGTTATTTCACTCTGCCGCTGTTTATAAAGAATCCAGCCTTCCATATATTTTCTCCTATTTATTATTTATTAATAGAATTTTTCTTTTTTATCTAACTTGAAAAGGCTTTAAAATATTTTTTATTCTGAATAGCATCATGAAATTGAATTCTAATAAATTACCTCTATCACCTTCTAAGAAGGTGTTTCCCAAGGTCAAATAAAAAAAGTGTGCTTCTAACAATAATCTAAAAAAAGTAAAACTTATTTGCGCAGATAAAGACCTACTAATTCTGCTTCTGCTAAGATATGTCCTTCCATGGCTTTTAATAAATCTTTTTTGCGACAACCCTCTTCTAAATCGAGTTTTGTATCCAGGGCATATAGTTTAAAGAAATAACGATGGGTACCGGATGGAGGGCAGGGACCTCCGTATTCTAATTTCCGAAAATCATTTAATCCCTGAGTACCGGGCACTTCACCCTCTTCTATCACATCAGTTACATGAATATTAAAAACAATCCAGTGGATCCAGGTGCCTGCCGGTGCATCAGGATCCTCTACTATCAGTGCTAACCTTTTTGTTTCTTGCGGAATATCCTCAATGATTAAACTAGGACTGATATCTTCTCCATCGCAGGTAAATTTTTCAGGAATATACTCTTCATGTTCAAAGTCAGGACTACTTAATTTCATTTTCTAAACCTCCTTAAAATAAATTTTCTGACTCCTTCATCTTTAAGAATCTTTTTAAATTTATATTTATGTAAATATTATAAAACAAAATATTTAATTGTCACCCATAATAAAATTTAATTTCTATCATCATCTTAGTGAGCCAGCATAATAGGCTAAATCAAATACATATACTATCTGTTCTAATGCTATGCCCAGTAACTGACTTATCTCTTCAGGTGGCAAACCATTTTCTTTGGCTAATAATATTAAGTCTATCTCTTCATAAGGAAGCCCAATCATAGTTCGGTCATCCAGACCAGGCAACAAATCCGGTGAAGGTTCTTTCTCTATTAAATGGTTAGATATGTTCAGATACTTAGCTAACCGTCTTACCTGAGTCTTGTATAAACCTATGATGGGCATAATATCAGCCAGATGATCACAACCATATTTTACAAAAAGACCAATGTGCTGTTCTGTTTTATTGGTACAACCAACCACAATTCTACCTTCCAATTCTGCATAATAATAGAGTATTGCCATTCTAAAACGGTTTTTTGCTTGCAGAATTGCCTGGCCTCTCTGGATATAGTTATGATAAGGTTTCCCCTCTTGTCCCTTTAACTTCGAGGCAAAGGGAGTTTCTCCGCTAATGCTCTGATAATATTGATAGGCTTTTTTAAATAGAAAGCCTTTTATCTTATTTTGGAAAGGGATTTTACTGGCAAAACCATATTTTTTTATTTTAAGGTCTCTCAAAAAAGGAGTAATATCAATGACCTCCCATGGTATCCCCAGCTCCCTGACAAGATCAAAAGAATCTCGCAAATGCATCTGGCTTGATTCGCTATCGGGTAGCAGAAGGGCTTTTACCATATCTTTTCCCAATGCCCTGACACACAAGACAGTTACTACTGATGAATCCAATCCTCCGCTCAATCCAACAATGACACGCTGTTTTTTAAATTCCTTTTTAGATTTAATAATATCTTGTACCAGGTCATGACAAACATTTTGAGCATCTATTCTTATCTTATCTTTCAGATACTCGAGTTTTTCATTCATTCCAGAAATACACTTTCTTTTTTTTATTACAATAATTTTATTAATTAGGACTAAAAATTTACTAATTTTCTGGTAAAATAGAAAAAAATATCTATAATAATATATTAGCGGGTAAAATAAAAAATGACAAAAGCAATTTTATTTGATCTTGACAACACCTTAATATTATTCGATGAAGTGAAATTTTTCAAAGCCTATATTAAAAAAGTCGCTCCAATTATGTCTGATATTGTCTCACCCCATACCCTTTGGCGATTGGTGCTAAATGCTACCAAAGCGGTTTTGCACAACAATGGTAAATTAACAAATCAGGAAGTTTTCTTTCATACCTTTACTCAGGGACTGGAAGATAAAACTGAAGAAATATGGAATCGCTTTCAACAATTTTATGAAAATGAATTCGACCACCTAAAAACTTTAATTACTGTAAATAAAGGTGTTTCAGAAATTTTTTCTATCCTTTCTCAGAAAAGAATAAAAATTGTGATTGCCTCCAATCCCTTCTGGCCATGTTCAGCAATGGAAAAAAGAATGGCTTGGGCAGGCTTAACTAAAGAACAGGTTCATTTAATTACCCATCTGGAAAATATGCACTTCTGTAAACCTCGTTTGGAATATTACCAGGAAATCTGTAATAAAATTAAGATAAATCCCGAAGATTGTCTGATGGTTGGAGATGATCCGGTTAATGATATGATAGCAGGAAAGACCGGTATGAAAACCTTTTTAATCACTGATAGTAGAAGGTTTAGTAATACATTAAGGATTATTAGTAAAAAAATAAGATTTAGCAGAGGCAAAAAGCGGGTCAAGCCTGATTATACCGGTTCTTTAGTTCAAGTTCAGAAAATTATCCCGTCATTTAATTCATAATTATCCTGTTTTAACTATCAGGTAGTATAAATCACGCTCTAAAGGCAGCTATTATAACATCATAAATGAATTTTCCACTAAAGAACAAAAGAAATATACCACAAACAGCAAAAAGAATCTGCTGTAATCTCCGCCCGAAAAATCGACCACCTTTAAAGGTCAGAGAAGAAAGAAAAAAGTACCAGCAAAAATCACAACCCCAGTGCAACAGAATAAAAGAAATTAAGCCAACTAATCCGAATTGATAAGCACCAGTGATTAACATAGCTCCTATGGTTGCCCACCATATTAAAAAATAGGGATTGGCAATACTCAATACAATACCGGCTTGCAAGGGAGTATAGGAAGAGGTAGTCTGTCCTACTCTGGCATTAGATATATTTTTCAATAATCCAATTCCCATTTTAAGTAAAAATAAACCTCCCAAAATACCTATAACCATCTTAATCCAGTTAATTTCCAGAAATTTACCCAGACCAACTATTATTAATAAGATAAGTGGTAGTTCTACCATGAGGTGTCCCAAAGCAATAAAAGCACCAGCTTGAGGCTGCTCAGTGCCTTTGCTTACCGTTACAGCGGTAATGGGTCCGGGAGCCATTACTCCTGACAAAGAAATAAGAACTGCTTTTAGTAAAAAAGAAATAAACATTTCTTTGGTACATTTTTCTCCATATTATTCATTACCACATTCGATTGCCTCGCCCTTTAATAGAGCAATGCCATGAGGTAGGGCTTCTAAAATAACATTGAGTGATTCCCGTACTCCTTTAGGACTACCCGGTAAATTAATGATGATGCTTTTGCCTCTAATACCCGCTATAGCTCGGGATAATATGGCATGAGGTGTTTTTTTAAAGCTTTCCATTCTTATAATCTCACTTATTCCAGGTACTGACTTTTCTATAACAGCTCTAGTTGCTTCAGGTGTCACATCTCTCTGTGCCAAACCTGTACCGCCGGTGGTAAGAACCAGATCGGCATCATACATCTCAATAGCTTCGATTAATGTAGTTTTAATTACACCCAGTTCGTCTGGAACAATTGTATACCATACCACCTGGGCTTTTACTTTTTTCAGTAAATTTTCTATAGTCTTTCCGCTTATATCTTCTCTTTGTCCTTGCGCTCCCTTATCACTTACGGTAATAATGGCAACCTTAATCATATCAAGCTATCACCTCTATAGAGTCCCCTACCTGAATAGTGCCTCCCCTAACGACTTGAGTAAAAATCCCTTCCTGTGGCATAATAGAACGAACTTTCTGTTTACGAACCACAATATCCA
Coding sequences within it:
- a CDS encoding dihydrodipicolinate synthase family protein translates to MTNINLSGIFPPIVTPFQKEEIAYNYLMENVEKWNNSGIKGFVVLGSNGENVFLSEEEKIKVAKTVIENAAKDMVIIVGSGCESARETIYLTNKLAGLGAHAALVVTPFYYGSKMNDEALIKYYSMVADKTEIPILLYNVPKFTGVNLSIEALALLSKHPNIIGIKDSSGNVNQLGRYLNKVNNNFSILVGTAGALLGALILGCKGGILALANIAPEKCVEIYQLVQDGKLMEAKELQLRMIPVNHATTTIYGISGLKYAMDLLGYKGGVTRLPLLPLKNEEKEKIRNILLEAGLKIIPIQ
- a CDS encoding phenylalanine--tRNA ligase beta subunit-related protein gives rise to the protein MVDIIISDKLKQVCSNIRLGVIQSDIKYEKKNKLLWYEIKQAVSQIKNSLSQNQIAELSVIRHTRDAYLALGKEPARYRCSAEALLRRVIQGKELYQINNAVDIINLISLLFYFSIGCYDYNKLTEPIVFDIGKEKENYQAIGRGMMNIAHLPVFRDSRGAFGSPTSDSERSMITAKTREIVIVIIDFKGTGPLQNSLEKTLFCLQEYAGAKNSKYSIIV
- the speE gene encoding polyamine aminopropyltransferase, with the translated sequence MSQIELWFGEQYGKENGRYLQIKVDNVLERIKSPFQEICVLYSSAFGKILVNDGIIMLTEADEASYHEMIAHIPLCTHAQPEKVLVIGGGDGGTVREIIKHPQVNRVDVCEIDKQVIEVCQRHFPSLAKSFNHDKVHLYFQDGAQFLTTKKNQYDVIIVDSTDPIGPGTTLFTKKFYQSIFYSLKKDGIAVSQMESIFWHTSFIQNNFRFMKKIFPIAAYYYTMVPTYPSGMIGFSFCSKKYHPIKDFIAERVEGLPELKYYHTDIHKAAFVLPAFTRNIF
- the speD gene encoding adenosylmethionine decarboxylase, coding for MDYLGNHLLVELYECDSLKLNNQNQLERVLKEAVRISGATALKTSFHQFAPQGVSGVVIIAESHFTIHTWPEYGYAALDIFTCGETINSQKALDYIEKELDVKMLSVTEMKRGNIQFPLKIDKKSSSKVGVC
- the deoD gene encoding purine-nucleoside phosphorylase, coding for MSIHINAEAGDIAPIVLLPGDPMRAKYIAENYLAESYCYNKVRGMYGFTGRYQGKLVSVQGTGMGIPSISIYLHELINQYQVRNLIRVGSCGSLQPDIKVRDIILAMSASTDSSLNKIRFNGNDYSPTACYQLLRKAELIAQEKSLPVKIGNILTTDMFYHDDPDYWLLWASYGVLAVEMETAALYTIAAKYKVKALSILTVSDSLITGEETSSTDREMTFNEMVELALNLIKEQEK
- a CDS encoding zinc metalloprotease HtpX, with product MNLQMKMWILVILMFAILYGVIAGIGTYMGAGSVVSYIILAIGITLFQYLIGPNMVASMMKVKWVNPSEEPELHQMIEEMSNKAGIPKPKVGISQVAVPNAFAFGRSLKDGRVCVTSGMQKLLNKNELRAVIGHELSHIKHRDMIIVTVLSVIPLILYWLGTRLMYGGTWQDRENRGSAALVGMIAFLLYFVSNLLVLYGSRIREYYADQGSVSLGNPPHQLASALYKLTYGSAKLKGSRMGEQALNQVEGFRAFFLNDIAKAYQEFKTLKEVDQDLSGTIDAQELLALREKKVSINAPEKMMEIFTTHPNMLKRIKTLSLLS
- a CDS encoding RimK family alpha-L-glutamate ligase translates to MEGWILYKQRQSEITSDKYEMNRFLEAAEQRDISLKILCPEQFDLLVNRDDNKSVIVDNNYTKLPQFLLPRQGASTPYFSLAVIRHLERLGVNTFNSSQSIEIVKDKLYTQQILAANNFPVPRTMLARYPLNIELIEETIGFPIVVKTISGSQGSGVFLCENQGHLEDLMQLIDTAKTQANFIIQEFIKTSKGHDLRVFIVGGRVIACMERISRDGNFKANFSRGGEVKAFTASKEVEWLATECGRVLNLDIAGIDLLFDGESFKICEANSSPGFKGIESCCDVSIPDVIFDFIKIRLGLLS
- a CDS encoding YbhB/YbcL family Raf kinase inhibitor-like protein, encoding MKLSSPDFEHEEYIPEKFTCDGEDISPSLIIEDIPQETKRLALIVEDPDAPAGTWIHWIVFNIHVTDVIEEGEVPGTQGLNDFRKLEYGGPCPPSGTHRYFFKLYALDTKLDLEEGCRKKDLLKAMEGHILAEAELVGLYLRK
- the nadE gene encoding NAD(+) synthase, which translates into the protein MNEKLEYLKDKIRIDAQNVCHDLVQDIIKSKKEFKKQRVIVGLSGGLDSSVVTVLCVRALGKDMVKALLLPDSESSQMHLRDSFDLVRELGIPWEVIDITPFLRDLKIKKYGFASKIPFQNKIKGFLFKKAYQYYQSISGETPFASKLKGQEGKPYHNYIQRGQAILQAKNRFRMAILYYYAELEGRIVVGCTNKTEQHIGLFVKYGCDHLADIMPIIGLYKTQVRRLAKYLNISNHLIEKEPSPDLLPGLDDRTMIGLPYEEIDLILLAKENGLPPEEISQLLGIALEQIVYVFDLAYYAGSLR
- a CDS encoding HAD family hydrolase, producing the protein MTKAILFDLDNTLILFDEVKFFKAYIKKVAPIMSDIVSPHTLWRLVLNATKAVLHNNGKLTNQEVFFHTFTQGLEDKTEEIWNRFQQFYENEFDHLKTLITVNKGVSEIFSILSQKRIKIVIASNPFWPCSAMEKRMAWAGLTKEQVHLITHLENMHFCKPRLEYYQEICNKIKINPEDCLMVGDDPVNDMIAGKTGMKTFLITDSRRFSNTLRIISKKIRFSRGKKRVKPDYTGSLVQVQKIIPSFNS
- a CDS encoding LysE family transporter, with product MSGVMAPGPITAVTVSKGTEQPQAGAFIALGHLMVELPLILLIIVGLGKFLEINWIKMVIGILGGLFLLKMGIGLLKNISNARVGQTTSSYTPLQAGIVLSIANPYFLIWWATIGAMLITGAYQFGLVGLISFILLHWGCDFCWYFFLSSLTFKGGRFFGRRLQQILFAVCGIFLLFFSGKFIYDVIIAAFRA
- the mog gene encoding molybdopterin adenylyltransferase gives rise to the protein MIKVAIITVSDKGAQGQREDISGKTIENLLKKVKAQVVWYTIVPDELGVIKTTLIEAIEMYDADLVLTTGGTGLAQRDVTPEATRAVIEKSVPGISEIIRMESFKKTPHAILSRAIAGIRGKSIIINLPGSPKGVRESLNVILEALPHGIALLKGEAIECGNE